The sequence TGCTTTTAATTAAATCAGATCAATTCTTCTGACTTGATTACGACCAGAAACTTGTGAATGTGTTATTATAATTGCCCGCTTTTAATGCACCTGGGCATAGTGGCACATGTGGTCCCACTTTGGACCTGGCATTTGCTCTATGCTACAATTTGCCCATGTTTGTTATGTTTTTACTGCAACTCATGCCTTGTTtccatcaatttattttcttaATATGTATTTACTAGTTAAATGTTTTCTCTTGCAGATGGTAAGACATTCAAGAAACCAAGGCGTCCTTATGAGAAGGAGCGTCTTGATGCAGAACTGAAGCTGGTTGGTGAGTATGGATTGAGGTGCAAGCGTGAGCTCTGGAGGGTTCAGTATGCATTGAGCAGGATCCGTAATGCTGCAAGACACTTGCTCACACTGGATGAGAAGAATCCCCGCCGTATCTTTGAGGGTGCGGCTCTTCTCCGTCGCATGAACCGCTATGGTCTCCTTGCTGAGGGCCAGGATAAGCTTGATTACGTCCTTGCCCTGACTGCTGAGAACTTCCTTGCAAGGCGCCTTCAGACTCTTGTCTTCAAGGCTGGCATGGCAAAATCCATCCACCATGCCCGTGTCTTGATCAGGCAACGCCACATCAGGTATGCTTCTGGTATATTTTTCTTGCAATGCATGTTTTGGCATATGGTTGCATAAATTTGCATATTGATCTAGAAATCTAAATGGTTTGCACTAGTTTGTTCAATATTGGCTACCTAATACTGGTCTGTTACTGATTTTTACATGCATCTATGAATTACATGCTGGCC comes from Triticum aestivum cultivar Chinese Spring chromosome 5B, IWGSC CS RefSeq v2.1, whole genome shotgun sequence and encodes:
- the LOC123110947 gene encoding 40S ribosomal protein S9-2 encodes the protein MVHVNFYRNYGKTFKKPRRPYEKERLDAELKLVGEYGLRCKRELWRVQYALSRIRNAARHLLTLDEKNPRRIFEGAALLRRMNRYGLLAEGQDKLDYVLALTAENFLARRLQTLVFKAGMAKSIHHARVLIRQRHIRVGRQIVNVPSFMVRVESEKHIDFSLTSPFGGGPAGRVKRKNQKKASGGGDAGGDEEEE